In the Engraulis encrasicolus isolate BLACKSEA-1 chromosome 9, IST_EnEncr_1.0, whole genome shotgun sequence genome, one interval contains:
- the LOC134455110 gene encoding monocyte chemotactic protein 1B-like — translation MTEMASLLRTLCFCMASVLLCATLGRAVPTNCCLTTVKIVLPPKNIRDYHWQKVPLCPIEAVVLTTVKGVQVCSDPKKPWVKKAVKHVDSLKRPQVSAVTTQAPLTNATESARNATSLAQA, via the exons ATGACTGAAATGGCGAGCTTGTTGAGAACACTGTGTTTCTGCATGGCATCCGTGCTGCTCTGTGCTACACTTGGCAGAG CCGTACCTACAAACTGCTGCCTCACCACTGTCAAAATCGTTCTTCCCCCGAAGAACATCAGAGACTACCACTGGCAGAAGGTCCCACTGTGCCCAATAGAAGCTGTTGT GCTCACCACAGTAAAAGGAGTTCAAGTGTGTTCGGACCCCAAGAAACCCTGGGTGAAGAAAGCTGTGAAACACGTGGACTCATTGAAGAGGCCCCAGGTTTCAGCTGTGACGACTCAAGCACCATTAACCAATGCAACAGAGTCCGCTAGGAACGCAACTTCACTAGCACAGGCCTAA